A single region of the Streptomyces sp. NBC_00425 genome encodes:
- the lipB gene encoding lipoyl(octanoyl) transferase LipB, giving the protein MSELRFVRMGFGGDAVEYQEAWDEQRRVHAARFADEVPDTVLLLEHPAVYTAGRRTADAERPLDGTPVVDVDRGGKITWHGPGQLVGYPILKLPRPVDVVAHVRRLEDALIRVCAEFGLETTRVEGRSGVWVLGDPVETRPSLGGLSLDFDPRLTDEEFDPRLNGPEYAPSNAGQRREDRKIAAIGIRVAKGVTMHGFALNVNPDNKWFDRIIPCGIRDAGVASLAGELGRDVTIEEVLPVVERHLRDVLENAELKPREIEKATA; this is encoded by the coding sequence GTGAGCGAGTTGCGGTTCGTCCGGATGGGGTTCGGCGGGGACGCCGTCGAGTACCAGGAGGCGTGGGACGAGCAACGCCGCGTGCACGCGGCGCGCTTCGCCGACGAGGTCCCGGACACCGTCCTGCTCCTGGAGCACCCGGCCGTGTACACCGCCGGCCGGCGCACGGCCGACGCCGAACGCCCCCTCGACGGCACCCCGGTCGTCGACGTGGACCGCGGCGGCAAGATCACCTGGCACGGCCCGGGCCAGCTGGTGGGCTACCCGATCCTGAAGCTGCCGCGTCCGGTGGACGTCGTCGCGCACGTACGCCGCCTCGAGGACGCCCTGATCCGCGTCTGCGCCGAGTTCGGGCTGGAGACCACCCGGGTCGAGGGCCGCAGCGGGGTGTGGGTGCTGGGCGACCCGGTGGAGACCCGCCCCTCGCTCGGCGGCCTGTCGCTGGACTTCGACCCCCGGCTCACGGACGAGGAGTTCGACCCGCGGCTGAACGGGCCGGAGTACGCCCCGTCCAACGCCGGCCAGCGGCGCGAGGACCGCAAGATCGCGGCGATCGGCATCCGGGTCGCCAAGGGCGTCACCATGCACGGCTTCGCGCTCAACGTGAACCCGGACAACAAGTGGTTCGACCGGATCATCCCGTGCGGCATCCGGGACGCGGGCGTCGCCTCGCTCGCCGGCGAACTGGGCCGGGACGTGACGATCGAGGAGGTGCTGCCCGTGGTGGAGCGGCACCTGAGGGACGTCCTGGAGAATGCCGAGCTGAAACCGCGCGAGATCGAGAAGGCGACCGCCTGA
- a CDS encoding GNAT family N-acetyltransferase has product MSEPSPPRIRAASAADDQALGLVDRLTWSPLHAVMPEPQPPYDSFFDERHLPRDFLVAELDGRVVGYVRLVPPTPLAANAHVRQIQGLAVLDEARGHGVGRALVRAAVEETRRQGARRVTLRVLGHNTPARKLYEAEGFTVEGVLPEEFLLDGAYVDDVLMGRPV; this is encoded by the coding sequence ATGTCCGAGCCGTCCCCACCCCGCATACGGGCCGCGTCAGCCGCCGACGACCAGGCGCTCGGTCTCGTCGACCGGCTGACCTGGTCCCCGCTGCACGCCGTCATGCCCGAGCCGCAGCCGCCGTACGACTCCTTCTTCGACGAGCGGCACCTTCCCCGGGACTTCCTGGTCGCCGAACTGGACGGCCGCGTCGTCGGATACGTGCGTCTCGTCCCGCCCACCCCGCTCGCCGCCAACGCGCACGTCCGGCAGATCCAGGGCCTCGCCGTGCTCGACGAGGCGCGCGGCCACGGCGTCGGACGGGCGCTGGTCAGGGCCGCCGTCGAGGAGACCCGCCGGCAGGGCGCCCGCCGCGTCACCCTGCGCGTCCTCGGCCACAACACCCCGGCGCGGAAGCTCTACGAGGCCGAGGGGTTCACGGTGGAGGGGGTCCTCCCCGAGGAGTTCCTGCTGGACGGCGCATACGTGGACGACGTCTTGATGGGCCGGCCGGTGTAA
- a CDS encoding MarP family serine protease, which produces MDLLDILLVLVILAYAASGYRRGLVAGCVSLAGFVGGAVVGVWVLPWLMDPVTPGTTAATVTAVFTVLLPAAVGHELAGRLALRLRRELDRGPLRVADGIGGAAANVVAVLIVAWVAASVLGASSSPVVTSSIRDSRLLGAVQDVMPDTTPTWFARATSALTQAGFPQVFNPFENESTAEVAEPTGDSVTASATEAAKRSTVKIEGVAGDQGREGSGFVYADEHVMTNAHVVAGIDSPTVRIGGVGPSYDARVVLFDPDKDVAVLYVPYLKAPVLVFDDEATRGNPAVVAGYPQDGDLNLQAATVAGRVKATGRNIYNDEIVTREIYSIRSTVRPGNSGGPLLTTTGRVYGVVFARSTSDDETGYVLTAAEVAGDAKHAATATRPVDTGNLAPP; this is translated from the coding sequence GTGGACCTGCTCGACATTCTGCTGGTGCTGGTGATCCTGGCCTACGCCGCTTCCGGCTACCGGCGGGGCCTGGTGGCCGGCTGCGTGTCGTTGGCCGGTTTCGTGGGCGGTGCGGTGGTCGGCGTGTGGGTCCTGCCGTGGCTGATGGATCCGGTGACTCCGGGAACCACCGCGGCCACCGTGACAGCCGTGTTCACGGTGCTCCTTCCGGCGGCGGTCGGGCACGAACTGGCGGGGCGGCTGGCGTTGCGGCTGCGCCGGGAGCTGGACCGCGGGCCGCTGCGGGTGGCGGACGGGATCGGCGGCGCGGCGGCCAACGTGGTGGCGGTGCTGATCGTGGCGTGGGTGGCGGCGAGCGTGCTGGGCGCGTCCTCGTCGCCGGTGGTCACGTCGTCGATACGGGACTCACGGCTGCTGGGGGCCGTGCAGGACGTGATGCCGGACACCACGCCCACCTGGTTCGCGCGGGCCACGTCGGCGCTGACCCAGGCGGGCTTCCCGCAGGTCTTCAACCCCTTCGAGAACGAGTCGACGGCCGAGGTCGCCGAGCCCACCGGCGACAGCGTCACGGCGAGCGCCACCGAGGCGGCCAAGCGCAGCACGGTGAAGATCGAGGGCGTCGCGGGCGACCAGGGCCGCGAGGGCAGCGGCTTCGTGTACGCCGACGAGCACGTGATGACCAACGCGCACGTGGTGGCGGGCATCGACAGCCCGACCGTGCGGATCGGCGGCGTCGGGCCGTCGTACGACGCGCGCGTGGTGCTCTTCGACCCGGACAAGGACGTGGCGGTGCTCTACGTGCCGTACCTGAAGGCGCCGGTGCTGGTCTTCGACGACGAGGCCACGCGCGGGAACCCGGCGGTGGTGGCCGGCTATCCGCAGGACGGCGACCTGAACCTGCAGGCGGCCACGGTCGCGGGGCGGGTGAAGGCGACCGGCCGCAACATCTACAACGACGAGATCGTCACCCGGGAGATCTACTCGATCCGCTCCACCGTGCGCCCCGGCAACTCCGGCGGCCCGCTGCTGACCACGACCGGCCGGGTCTACGGCGTGGTCTTCGCGCGCTCCACCTCCGACGACGAGACGGGATACGTGCTGACGGCGGCGGAGGTCGCCGGCGACGCGAAGCACGCGGCGACCGCCACCCGGCCCGTGGACACGGGGAACCTGGCCCCTCCCTGA
- a CDS encoding SCO2195 family GlnR-regulated protein — MQAAPVSATAIPSFTTALRAVESLLMSSGQRTARRNAWTSVLEDRRRAKDRVEAQRILETVTSGRP, encoded by the coding sequence ATGCAGGCCGCGCCCGTTAGCGCCACCGCCATCCCGTCCTTCACCACCGCACTGCGCGCCGTCGAGTCGCTGCTCATGAGCAGCGGACAGCGCACCGCCCGCCGCAACGCCTGGACCTCCGTCCTGGAGGACCGCCGTCGCGCCAAGGACCGTGTCGAGGCGCAGCGCATCCTCGAGACCGTCACCTCCGGCCGCCCCTGA
- a CDS encoding TIGR01777 family oxidoreductase, with product MERTRIAVAGASGLIGSALARSLTADGHEVVRLVRRAPRGPSELRWDPEKGQVDAAGLAGCDAVVNVAGAGVGDRRWSDAYKKRIHDSRVHGTAALARAVASLDEPPRVFVNGSAMGFYGETGDRVVDESAPAGSGFLPELCVEWEAAAGPAQKAGVRTAFTRTGLVVARGGGAWGKLFPLFTAGLGGRMGDGSQYWSYIALHDEVAAIRHLLDRDDLSGPFNLTAPEPLTNREITAAMGRVLHRPTLFAVPAPVLRTVLGEMAGDVLGSARVVPKRLLESGFTFAFPGIEDAVRAA from the coding sequence ATGGAACGTACGCGAATCGCGGTGGCCGGGGCATCCGGACTGATCGGCAGCGCATTGGCGCGGTCCCTGACCGCGGACGGGCACGAGGTGGTCCGGCTGGTGCGCCGGGCGCCCCGGGGGCCGTCGGAGCTGCGCTGGGACCCCGAGAAGGGGCAGGTGGACGCGGCCGGGCTCGCCGGGTGCGACGCCGTGGTCAACGTGGCGGGCGCGGGGGTCGGCGACCGGCGCTGGAGCGACGCCTACAAGAAGCGCATCCACGACAGCCGGGTGCACGGCACGGCGGCGCTGGCGCGGGCCGTCGCCTCGCTCGACGAACCGCCGCGGGTGTTCGTCAACGGCAGCGCGATGGGCTTCTACGGCGAGACGGGCGACCGGGTCGTGGACGAGAGCGCCCCGGCCGGCAGCGGCTTCCTGCCGGAGCTGTGCGTGGAGTGGGAGGCGGCCGCGGGTCCCGCCCAGAAGGCGGGCGTGCGTACGGCGTTCACCCGGACCGGGCTGGTCGTGGCGCGCGGCGGCGGGGCCTGGGGCAAGCTGTTCCCGCTCTTCACGGCCGGGCTCGGGGGGCGGATGGGCGACGGCAGCCAGTACTGGTCGTACATCGCGCTGCACGACGAGGTGGCGGCGATCCGGCACCTCCTCGACCGCGACGACCTGTCGGGCCCGTTCAACCTCACCGCGCCCGAGCCGCTGACGAACCGTGAGATCACCGCGGCGATGGGGCGGGTGCTGCACCGGCCGACGCTCTTCGCGGTGCCGGCGCCGGTGCTGCGGACGGTGCTCGGCGAGATGGCCGGGGACGTGCTGGGCAGCGCGCGGGTGGTGCCGAAGCGGCTGCTGGAGTCCGGGTTCACCTTCGCGTTCCCCGGGATCGAGGATGCCGTCCGAGCAGCCTGA
- the lipA gene encoding lipoyl synthase translates to MSAVAPDGRKMLRLEVRNSQTPIERKPEWIKTRAKMGPEYTKMQNLVKSEGLHTVCQEAGCPNIYECWEDREATFLIGGDQCTRRCDFCQIDTGKPEALDRDEPRRVGESVVTMDLNYATITGVARDDLADGGAWLYAETVRQIHLQTAEREAGRTKVELLAPDFNAVPEQLAEVFSARPEVFAHNVETVPRIFKRIRPGFRYERSLGVITAARDNGLVTKSNLILGMGETREEVSEALRQLHDAGCELVTITQYLRPSVRHHPVERWVKPHEFVELKEEADQIGFSGVMSGPLVRSSYRAGRLYQMAVEKRGSFVAGQAV, encoded by the coding sequence GTGTCCGCAGTCGCACCCGACGGACGCAAGATGCTGCGCCTGGAGGTCCGTAACAGCCAGACCCCCATCGAGCGCAAGCCCGAGTGGATCAAGACCCGGGCGAAAATGGGTCCCGAGTACACGAAGATGCAGAACCTCGTGAAGAGCGAGGGTCTGCACACGGTGTGCCAGGAAGCCGGCTGTCCCAACATCTACGAGTGCTGGGAGGACCGCGAGGCCACCTTCCTCATCGGCGGCGACCAGTGCACCCGGCGCTGCGACTTCTGCCAGATCGACACCGGCAAGCCCGAGGCGCTGGACCGCGACGAGCCGCGGCGCGTGGGCGAGTCCGTCGTCACCATGGACCTGAACTACGCCACCATCACCGGTGTCGCGCGTGACGACCTGGCGGACGGCGGGGCGTGGCTCTACGCCGAGACCGTGCGGCAGATCCACCTGCAGACGGCCGAGCGGGAGGCGGGGCGCACCAAGGTCGAGCTGCTGGCCCCCGACTTCAACGCCGTCCCGGAGCAGCTCGCCGAGGTCTTCTCCGCGCGGCCCGAGGTCTTCGCGCACAACGTCGAGACCGTCCCGCGGATCTTCAAGCGGATCCGGCCGGGCTTCCGTTACGAGCGTTCGCTGGGCGTCATCACGGCGGCCCGCGACAACGGCCTGGTCACCAAGTCGAACCTGATCCTCGGCATGGGCGAGACCCGCGAGGAGGTGAGCGAGGCGCTGCGGCAGCTGCACGACGCGGGCTGCGAGCTGGTCACCATCACGCAGTACCTGCGGCCCTCGGTGCGCCACCATCCCGTCGAGCGCTGGGTCAAGCCGCACGAGTTCGTGGAGCTGAAGGAGGAGGCCGACCAGATCGGTTTCTCCGGCGTGATGTCGGGTCCGCTGGTACGGTCCTCCTACCGTGCCGGACGCCTCTACCAGATGGCCGTCGAGAAGCGCGGTTCCTTCGTCGCCGGCCAGGCGGTCTGA
- a CDS encoding regulator — protein MTERPAQRTPNRQLAALIAEAGFSNAGLARRVDQLGLEHGLDLRYDKTSVTRWLRGQQPRGTTPALIAEVFTRRLGRRLSAQDLGLDACAPVYAGLEFAGTPEEAVDIVGGLWRKDSGSHAELRKIAFTPAGLVVPSRDWLIGRADEKVARSEPPARVPVQGRPAMRPTTPQHPSPHLSPHSSPHPSPSLPASLVSPLSPAQTPAAAVPPGSAAAGPSAVPRRRGQGAERGPGQRVTGGDISALRSVGELFRSLDDRYGGGHARQALVRYLEHECEPMLRGTYGEQTGRRLFGAAADLTRLAGWTSFDIAAHGLAQRYFVQALRLSQVAGDRAYGSFVLVTMSRQAVYLGHGREAVQLARVAQQGVGTGAPPVVQALLHAAEARGHAVLGEVRASTAALVRAERALEAAKSGDETPYWARFFDEAQLADEFGHCHRDLQQFRAAAQHAERSLQLRPAAHARSRLFCRVVLASARLGLGELDQACQLAAEAAGQAAEMRSVRALEYVRDFERRLEPYKDASPARTYRDKVAALG, from the coding sequence ATGACGGAACGACCCGCGCAGCGCACGCCAAACCGTCAGCTCGCCGCGCTCATCGCAGAAGCGGGATTCTCCAACGCGGGACTGGCCCGTCGGGTCGATCAGCTCGGCCTCGAGCACGGGCTGGACCTGAGATACGACAAGACGTCCGTCACCCGGTGGCTGCGCGGGCAGCAGCCCCGTGGCACCACCCCCGCCCTGATCGCCGAGGTCTTCACCCGGCGTCTGGGCCGCCGTCTGAGCGCCCAGGACCTCGGTCTGGACGCGTGTGCCCCCGTCTACGCGGGACTGGAGTTCGCCGGCACGCCCGAGGAGGCTGTCGACATCGTTGGGGGACTGTGGCGCAAGGACTCAGGCAGCCATGCCGAGCTGCGCAAGATCGCCTTCACCCCGGCAGGGCTCGTGGTGCCGAGCCGTGACTGGCTGATCGGGCGGGCCGACGAGAAGGTCGCCCGCAGCGAGCCGCCCGCCCGGGTGCCCGTCCAGGGCCGCCCGGCCATGCGGCCCACCACGCCGCAGCATCCCTCCCCACACCTCTCCCCGCACTCCTCCCCACACCCCTCCCCGTCGCTCCCGGCGTCGCTCGTGTCGCCGCTTTCGCCGGCGCAGACCCCGGCGGCGGCCGTCCCGCCGGGATCTGCGGCGGCCGGGCCGTCCGCCGTGCCGCGCCGGCGCGGTCAGGGCGCCGAGCGCGGCCCCGGCCAGCGGGTCACCGGCGGCGACATCTCCGCGCTGCGCTCGGTCGGCGAGCTCTTCCGCTCCCTCGACGACCGGTACGGCGGCGGCCACGCCCGGCAGGCCCTCGTGCGCTACCTGGAACACGAGTGCGAGCCCATGCTGCGCGGCACGTACGGCGAGCAGACCGGCCGGCGCCTCTTCGGCGCGGCCGCCGACCTGACCCGCCTGGCCGGCTGGACCTCCTTCGACATCGCCGCGCACGGCCTGGCCCAGCGCTACTTCGTGCAGGCCCTGCGCCTCTCCCAGGTGGCCGGGGATCGCGCCTACGGCTCCTTCGTCCTCGTCACCATGAGCCGCCAGGCCGTCTACCTCGGTCACGGCCGGGAGGCGGTGCAGCTCGCGCGGGTGGCCCAGCAGGGCGTCGGCACGGGGGCGCCGCCCGTCGTGCAGGCGCTGCTGCACGCGGCGGAGGCGCGCGGGCACGCGGTGCTCGGCGAGGTGCGCGCCTCCACCGCGGCCCTCGTCCGCGCCGAGCGCGCGCTCGAGGCGGCCAAGTCCGGTGACGAGACGCCGTACTGGGCGCGCTTCTTCGACGAGGCGCAGTTGGCCGACGAGTTCGGGCACTGCCACCGCGACCTGCAGCAGTTCCGGGCGGCCGCCCAGCACGCCGAGCGCTCCCTGCAGCTGCGTCCGGCCGCCCATGCCCGCAGCCGGCTGTTCTGCCGTGTCGTCCTCGCCTCAGCCCGCCTCGGCCTGGGCGAACTCGACCAGGCCTGCCAGCTGGCCGCGGAGGCGGCCGGCCAGGCGGCGGAGATGCGGTCGGTCCGGGCCCTGGAGTACGTCAGGGACTTCGAACGCAGGCTGGAGCCGTACAAGGACGCGTCCCCGGCCCGCACCTACCGCGACAAGGTGGCGGCGCTGGGCTGA
- a CDS encoding RDD family protein: MDNRQALGSWLSGPRSAMEDAGADFGYRGEQLGLPEEGPGSIARPGRRLGALALDWGLSVLIAYSLITDGYRPATGNWALLVFFVMSALTVGTIGFTPGKRLFGLRVVSADTGAVSPLRSVARTVLLCLAVPALVWDRDGRGLHDRLARTVEVRL; encoded by the coding sequence GTGGACAACAGGCAAGCACTCGGATCGTGGCTCTCCGGACCCCGCTCGGCCATGGAGGACGCCGGCGCCGACTTCGGATACCGGGGTGAGCAGCTCGGTCTGCCGGAGGAGGGCCCGGGCTCGATCGCCCGTCCCGGCCGACGGCTCGGCGCGCTGGCCCTGGACTGGGGGCTCAGTGTCCTGATCGCATACAGCTTGATCACGGACGGCTATCGGCCCGCCACGGGCAACTGGGCGCTGCTCGTCTTCTTCGTCATGAGCGCCCTGACCGTCGGCACGATCGGTTTCACCCCGGGCAAGCGTCTCTTCGGTCTGCGCGTGGTCTCCGCCGACACCGGCGCCGTCAGCCCGCTGCGCTCCGTGGCGCGCACGGTCCTGCTCTGCCTGGCCGTGCCGGCGCTGGTCTGGGACCGCGACGGCCGCGGTCTGCACGACCGGCTGGCCCGCACGGTCGAGGTCCGCCTCTGA
- a CDS encoding NAD(P)/FAD-dependent oxidoreductase, with translation MLEPAYQADVVVVGAGVSGLSAAHRLTSAGVRTVVLEAAPCVGGRMATEKVDGFRLDRIGQLLSTAYPELTLTPGLDALALRPFAPGVLLHSDGRHHRAGAQAGAGSARGALHAVRALASTPRPGALPRPRAGGSLPAAGRPPAPPRLRAGAPLGTAVDQARLGAALTRLAATPAERLLRRPELPAAQALAARGLPARTVDGFVRPLLAALLCDPDLTTSSRCADLALRAFAAGRLALPKGGAEALPDLLARTLPPGSVRTGVRVTSVSTTSVTTAGHGEFRCRAVLVATDARSAAQLLPGLRVPDFHPVTIVHHTTDEPPGTGASLLLDADRGGPVAHTAVVSRIDPSRAPAGRTLISSTVLGTPPPGVDTAVRMHLSRLYGVSTARWETLAVHHTAEAVPAMRAPHDLRRPVRLLAGLYVCGDHRDTSTVQGALHSAHRAASAIVSDLRAAGSLPLADPRPTAPEEQAAA, from the coding sequence GTGCTTGAGCCCGCGTACCAGGCAGACGTCGTCGTGGTGGGAGCCGGAGTCTCCGGACTCTCCGCCGCGCACCGGCTGACCAGCGCAGGAGTAAGAACCGTAGTCCTGGAGGCCGCCCCTTGCGTGGGCGGTCGCATGGCGACGGAGAAGGTCGACGGGTTCCGGCTCGACCGCATCGGGCAGCTGCTGTCCACGGCGTACCCCGAACTGACCCTGACACCGGGGCTCGACGCGCTCGCCTTGCGTCCGTTCGCGCCGGGGGTCCTGCTGCACAGCGACGGACGCCATCACCGCGCCGGCGCACAGGCGGGCGCGGGGAGCGCAAGGGGCGCACTCCACGCGGTGCGCGCCCTGGCGAGCACTCCCCGGCCGGGTGCGCTGCCCCGCCCGCGTGCCGGCGGCTCCCTGCCGGCTGCGGGACGGCCGCCCGCCCCGCCCAGGCTCCGGGCGGGCGCGCCGCTGGGCACCGCCGTGGACCAGGCCCGGCTCGGCGCCGCGCTCACCCGGCTCGCGGCCACCCCCGCCGAGCGTCTGCTGCGCCGCCCGGAACTGCCCGCCGCCCAGGCCCTCGCCGCCCGCGGGCTGCCCGCCCGCACGGTGGACGGCTTCGTGCGCCCGCTGCTCGCCGCGCTGCTGTGCGACCCGGATCTCACCACCTCGAGCCGGTGCGCGGACCTCGCGCTGCGCGCCTTCGCGGCCGGCCGGCTGGCGCTGCCGAAGGGCGGCGCCGAGGCGCTGCCCGACCTCCTCGCACGGACCCTGCCGCCGGGCTCCGTGCGCACCGGGGTGCGGGTCACCTCCGTCTCCACCACCTCGGTGACCACCGCGGGGCACGGCGAGTTCCGCTGCCGCGCGGTCCTGGTCGCCACCGACGCGCGCAGTGCGGCACAGCTGCTGCCCGGGCTGCGGGTGCCCGACTTCCACCCGGTGACGATCGTCCACCACACGACGGACGAGCCGCCCGGGACCGGCGCCTCGCTGCTCCTGGACGCCGACCGCGGCGGGCCGGTCGCGCACACGGCGGTGGTCAGCCGGATCGACCCGAGCCGCGCGCCCGCGGGCCGCACGCTGATCTCGTCCACCGTCCTCGGCACACCCCCGCCGGGCGTCGACACCGCCGTACGCATGCATCTGTCCCGGCTGTACGGCGTCTCCACCGCGCGCTGGGAGACGCTGGCGGTGCATCACACCGCCGAGGCCGTGCCCGCGATGCGCGCACCGCACGATCTGCGGCGCCCGGTGCGGCTGCTGGCGGGCCTGTACGTGTGCGGCGACCACCGGGACACCAGCACCGTGCAGGGAGCGCTGCACTCGGCGCACCGGGCGGCGTCCGCGATCGTCTCCGATCTGCGCGCCGCCGGTTCCCTGCCCCTGGCCGACCCGCGCCCGACGGCCCCCGAGGAGCAGGCAGCGGCGTGA
- the glnA gene encoding type I glutamate--ammonia ligase: MFQNADEAKKFIADEDVKFVDVRFCDLPGVMQHFTLPVEAFDPDEELAFDGSSIRGFQAIHESDMALRADLSTSRVDPFRRDKTLNINFFIHDPITGEQYSRDPRNVAKKAEAYLASTGIADTAYFGPEAEFYVFDSVRFKTSENESFYHIDSEAGAWNTGALEDNRGYKVRYKGGYFPTPPVDHFADLRAEISLELAASGLQVERQHHEVGTAGQAEINYKFNTLLAAADDLQLFKYIVKNVAWRNGKTATFMPKPIFGDNGSGMHVHQSLWSGGSPLFYDETGYAGLSDMARYYIGGILKHAPSLLAFTNPTVNSYHRLVPGFEAPVNLVYSQRNRSAAMRIPITGSNPKAKRVEFRAPDSSGNPYLAFSALLLAGLDGIKNKIEPAEPIDKDLYELAPEEHAGVAQVPTSLPAVLDRLESDHEFLLAGDVFTSDLIETWIDYKRTNEIAPLQLRPHPHEFELYFDV; this comes from the coding sequence ATGTTCCAGAACGCCGACGAGGCCAAGAAGTTCATCGCGGACGAGGACGTCAAGTTCGTCGACGTCCGCTTCTGCGACCTGCCGGGCGTCATGCAGCACTTCACGCTGCCCGTCGAGGCGTTCGACCCGGACGAGGAGCTCGCCTTCGACGGCTCGTCGATCCGCGGCTTCCAGGCCATCCACGAGTCCGACATGGCGCTGCGCGCCGACCTGTCGACGTCGCGCGTGGACCCCTTCCGCCGCGACAAGACGCTGAACATCAACTTCTTCATCCACGACCCGATCACGGGCGAGCAGTACTCCCGTGACCCGCGCAACGTGGCGAAGAAGGCCGAGGCGTACCTGGCGTCGACCGGTATCGCCGACACCGCCTACTTCGGTCCCGAGGCCGAGTTCTACGTCTTCGACAGCGTGCGCTTCAAGACCTCGGAGAACGAGTCCTTCTACCACATCGACTCCGAGGCCGGCGCCTGGAACACCGGTGCGCTCGAGGACAACCGCGGTTACAAGGTCCGCTACAAGGGCGGCTACTTCCCGACCCCGCCGGTCGACCACTTCGCCGACCTGCGCGCGGAGATCTCCCTGGAGCTGGCCGCGTCCGGCCTCCAGGTCGAGCGCCAGCACCACGAGGTGGGCACCGCCGGCCAGGCCGAGATCAACTACAAGTTCAACACGCTGCTCGCCGCGGCCGACGACCTCCAGCTCTTCAAGTACATCGTGAAGAACGTCGCCTGGCGCAACGGCAAGACCGCGACCTTCATGCCGAAGCCGATCTTCGGCGACAACGGCTCGGGCATGCACGTCCACCAGTCCCTGTGGAGCGGCGGCTCCCCGCTGTTCTACGACGAGACCGGCTACGCGGGTCTGTCGGACATGGCCCGCTACTACATCGGCGGCATCCTCAAGCACGCGCCGTCGCTGCTGGCCTTCACCAACCCGACGGTGAACTCCTACCACCGTCTGGTGCCGGGCTTCGAGGCTCCGGTCAACCTGGTGTACTCGCAGCGCAACCGTTCCGCCGCCATGCGCATCCCGATCACGGGCTCCAACCCGAAGGCCAAGCGCGTCGAGTTCCGCGCGCCCGACTCCTCCGGCAACCCGTACCTCGCCTTCTCGGCCCTGCTCCTCGCGGGCCTGGACGGCATCAAGAACAAGATCGAGCCGGCCGAGCCGATCGACAAGGACCTGTACGAGCTGGCCCCCGAGGAGCACGCGGGCGTCGCGCAGGTCCCGACCTCGCTCCCGGCCGTCCTCGACCGCCTCGAGTCGGACCACGAGTTCCTCCTCGCCGGCGACGTCTTCACGTCCGACCTGATCGAGACGTGGATCGACTACAAGCGCACGAACGAGATCGCCCCGCTGCAGCTCCGCCCGCACCCGCACGAGTTCGAGCTGTACTTCGACGTGTGA
- a CDS encoding DUF4191 domain-containing protein — protein MARSDSAADAANPGRLKQIALTFKMTRKADKTIGLVLAGVFLLTFGVFLAIGFLLGHPVYLGILGFLLAFLATAIVFGRRAERAAFGQMEGQPGAAAAVLDNIGRGWTTTPAVAMNRSQDVVHRAVGKAGIVLVAEGNPNRVKSLLAAEKKKMNRIVADVPVHDVIVGSGEGQVELKKLRTTLLKYPRVLAGPQVTATNDRLRAMGDLMSNMPLPKGPMPKGMRLPKGGGGKAR, from the coding sequence ATGGCGAGAAGTGACAGCGCGGCGGACGCCGCTAACCCCGGGCGACTGAAGCAGATCGCCCTGACGTTCAAGATGACCCGCAAGGCCGACAAGACGATCGGCCTGGTGCTCGCGGGCGTCTTCCTCCTCACCTTCGGCGTCTTTCTCGCGATCGGCTTCCTGCTCGGCCATCCGGTCTACCTGGGCATCCTGGGCTTCCTGCTCGCCTTCCTGGCGACGGCGATCGTGTTCGGACGCCGGGCCGAGCGAGCCGCCTTCGGTCAGATGGAGGGCCAGCCGGGCGCCGCCGCGGCCGTCCTCGACAACATCGGCCGGGGCTGGACGACCACTCCCGCCGTCGCGATGAACCGCAGCCAGGACGTGGTGCACCGGGCTGTCGGCAAGGCCGGCATCGTCCTGGTCGCCGAGGGCAACCCGAACCGGGTGAAGAGCCTCCTGGCCGCCGAGAAGAAGAAGATGAACCGCATCGTCGCGGACGTCCCCGTGCACGACGTGATCGTCGGCTCCGGCGAGGGCCAGGTGGAGCTGAAGAAGCTGCGCACCACCCTGCTGAAGTACCCCCGGGTGCTGGCCGGACCCCAGGTCACCGCCACCAACGACCGGCTGCGCGCGATGGGCGACCTGATGAGCAACATGCCGCTGCCGAAGGGCCCGATGCCCAAGGGCATGCGGCTGCCGAAGGGCGGCGGCGGCAAGGCCCGCTGA
- a CDS encoding SCO2583/SCO2584 N-terminal domain-containing protein: MPEQDDSEREFDLRWADAATHKEPSARARMLAARWKENPPEPVPFRADPGPAARRRSSWLSTTLVLACVIGVILLLGYARFRAPY, from the coding sequence ATGCCCGAACAGGACGACAGCGAGCGCGAGTTCGACCTCAGATGGGCGGACGCCGCGACGCACAAGGAGCCCTCGGCGCGGGCCCGGATGCTGGCCGCCCGGTGGAAGGAGAACCCCCCGGAGCCGGTGCCGTTCCGCGCCGATCCCGGCCCGGCGGCGCGCCGCCGTTCGTCCTGGCTGTCGACGACGCTCGTCCTCGCCTGCGTGATCGGCGTGATCCTGCTGCTGGGGTACGCCCGCTTCCGGGCTCCGTACTAG